In Urechidicola croceus, a single window of DNA contains:
- a CDS encoding class I fructose-bisphosphate aldolase, whose protein sequence is MKIDINITQLLGEKADFYLNHVCEKITKDELQTPSRTSLDKVFTQSNRNPQVLRSLSQLYNHGNLGGTGYLSILPVDQGIEHSAAFSFYKNPDYFDPENIIKLSIEAGCNGVASTFGALGLNARKYAHKIPFIVKINHNELLTFPNKYNQTLFGKVKAAWDMGAVAVGATIYFGSEESNRQLKEIAEAFEEAHNLGMATILWCYTRNEAFKTGKEDYHAAADVTGQANHIGVTIQADIIKQKLPTNNFGFKEIGFGKYDDEMYETLTTEHPIDLCRLQVANCFMGKIGLINSGGGSKGKSDLVEAITTAVINKRAGGSGLIMGRKAFQKPFGEGVEVLQSVQKVYLDTKISIA, encoded by the coding sequence ATGAAAATAGACATAAATATTACACAACTGTTAGGGGAAAAAGCAGACTTCTATTTGAATCACGTTTGTGAAAAAATAACCAAGGATGAATTGCAAACCCCAAGTAGAACAAGCCTAGATAAGGTATTTACCCAAAGCAACAGAAATCCGCAGGTACTGCGAAGCCTTTCGCAATTGTATAACCACGGAAATCTTGGTGGTACAGGCTACTTGAGTATCCTTCCAGTAGACCAAGGTATCGAGCATAGTGCAGCTTTTTCTTTCTATAAAAATCCGGATTATTTTGACCCAGAGAATATCATAAAACTCTCCATTGAGGCCGGTTGTAATGGTGTGGCTTCCACCTTCGGTGCTTTGGGATTGAACGCTAGGAAATACGCCCATAAAATCCCGTTTATCGTAAAGATTAATCACAATGAACTGCTCACATTTCCTAATAAATATAACCAAACTTTGTTTGGTAAAGTAAAAGCTGCGTGGGATATGGGAGCAGTTGCTGTCGGTGCTACTATATATTTTGGTTCCGAAGAAAGCAATAGACAGCTTAAAGAAATAGCTGAAGCTTTTGAAGAAGCCCACAATTTAGGTATGGCTACCATTTTATGGTGCTATACCCGAAATGAAGCTTTCAAAACTGGAAAAGAAGATTATCACGCTGCTGCCGATGTAACAGGGCAAGCAAATCATATTGGGGTAACCATTCAGGCAGATATCATTAAGCAAAAATTACCTACAAATAACTTTGGTTTCAAAGAAATCGGTTTTGGAAAATATGATGATGAAATGTATGAGACGCTGACAACAGAACATCCCATCGACCTGTGCAGGTTGCAGGTGGCTAATTGCTTTATGGGAAAAATCGGATTGATTAATTCCGGTGGTGGCTCTAAAGGTAAGTCTGATTTGGTGGAGGCAATAACAACTGCCGTTATCAATAAAAGAGCTGGTGGCTCTGGATTGATAATGGGAAGAAAAGCGTTTCAAAAGCCCTTCGGCGAAGGCGTGGAAGTATTACAATCCGTTCAGAAAGTTTA
- a CDS encoding type II glyceraldehyde-3-phosphate dehydrogenase has protein sequence MKNIAVIGYGVIGKRVADAINLQDDMKLSGVCDIISDWRIQNAVRKKYDIYAATQEAEDRMKSEGISVKGDMHDLLKKSDLVVDCTPKKIAAQNVAIYKEQNIKFILHGGEKHETTGHSFSAENNYQSALNLDATRVVSCNTTSILRTLTALKRANLLDYARGTLLRRATDPWESHLGGIMNTMVPEKDIPSHQGPDAKSVDPDLDVITAAVKVPETLSHMHYWNVKLKKQASKEEVLNAFKTSSRIKLIQYDKGLVSNNTIKEMFLDMGRPWGDMYEVALWEDMLKVVGDELFYAYVVDNQAIVIPETIDAIRALTGIETDGAKSIAKTNESLGIH, from the coding sequence ATGAAAAATATAGCAGTTATAGGATACGGAGTCATCGGAAAAAGGGTGGCCGATGCCATCAATCTACAGGACGATATGAAGCTTTCGGGCGTGTGTGATATCATAAGCGATTGGCGCATTCAAAATGCCGTGAGAAAAAAGTACGATATCTACGCAGCAACTCAAGAAGCAGAAGACAGAATGAAATCCGAAGGTATTTCAGTAAAAGGCGATATGCACGACCTGTTGAAAAAATCAGATCTCGTTGTGGACTGTACCCCTAAAAAGATTGCGGCTCAAAATGTAGCAATTTATAAAGAGCAAAACATCAAATTTATTTTACACGGAGGCGAAAAACACGAAACAACAGGCCATTCCTTTAGTGCTGAAAATAATTATCAGTCTGCTCTAAATCTAGATGCTACACGTGTAGTTTCCTGCAACACCACTTCTATTTTAAGGACGTTGACCGCTTTAAAAAGAGCCAATTTATTGGATTATGCTAGAGGTACACTTTTAAGAAGAGCAACAGATCCTTGGGAAAGCCATTTAGGTGGTATTATGAATACGATGGTTCCTGAAAAAGACATCCCGAGCCACCAAGGTCCTGATGCCAAAAGCGTTGACCCAGATTTGGATGTCATCACTGCCGCAGTAAAAGTTCCAGAAACTTTAAGCCATATGCACTATTGGAATGTGAAGTTAAAAAAACAAGCCTCGAAAGAAGAAGTGCTGAATGCTTTTAAGACATCTAGTCGTATCAAGCTAATTCAATATGACAAAGGCCTAGTTTCTAACAACACTATCAAGGAAATGTTTTTGGATATGGGAAGACCTTGGGGCGATATGTATGAAGTAGCCCTATGGGAAGATATGCTGAAGGTAGTGGGGGATGAACTTTTCTACGCCTATGTGGTAGACAACCAAGCAATTGTTATACCCGAAACTATTGATGCCATTAGAGCACTTACAGGAATTGAAACAGATGGTGCCAAATCTATCGCTAAAACAAATGAAAGTTTAGGAATTCATTAA